DNA sequence from the Deinococcus budaensis genome:
CCGGTCACGCGGGCGGGGTCAAGCACGATCAGGGGACGCGAGATGCGTTCCAGCAGCGCCGGGCTGGCGTAGGGCACGCCGGGTCCCGCGTCCACGACCAGCCGCGCGCCGCCGGGCCGCACCACCCGGTAGACCCGGTAACCGCTGCCGGGCGGCAGGGTAAAGCTCAGCTGGAGGTCCTCTCCCTTGCGGACCACCTGCGCGCGCGGCACGAAAGCGCCCCGGGTGGTGTAGCGCCGCGCGTCGCCCTGCACGCCTTTCAGGGTCACGGTGACGGTGGTGCCACGCAGCTCGTCGCTGACCGCCACGTCGCGGGTCAGGTCGAGCACCAGGCGGTCACTGCTCTGGCCCGCGCGGCTGCTGACCCCCTGGAGGGTGGCGGGCACCACCCGGAAGTTCCCGGCCTCGTAGCGTGCGCCCAGCCCGCGCGCCAGCGTATCGAGCGGCAGGTAGAGGTTGCCGTTGACCAGCGTGGCCGCCCTGGCCTTGACCCGCTCGGTGCCCAGCTGCACGGTGTTAAAGGAGGTCGTCGCCCGCTCCTGGTCCTCGTCGATGGGAAGCAGCAGGGTGTGGCCGTAGCCCTCCACCCGCACGACCGGCCCCTCGCGGGTGATGTCCAGCACCCGGCCCAGCACCGTCTCGCTGGCGTACTCGGCCCCGTAGAGGTTGATGCTCTGCACCTGCTGCCCGGCGAGGTTCAGCCGGGTAAAGGCGATCTGCGCGCCCGCCAGTCCGGCCCCCAGCAGGGCGGCCGACAGCAGCAGCGGACGCGACAGGC
Encoded proteins:
- a CDS encoding N-acetylmuramoyl-L-alanine amidase, producing MRRWRLGGNLGGRLSRPLLLSAALLGAGLAGAQIAFTRLNLAGQQVQSINLYGAEYASETVLGRVLDITREGPVVRVEGYGHTLLLPIDEDQERATTSFNTVQLGTERVKARAATLVNGNLYLPLDTLARGLGARYEAGNFRVVPATLQGVSSRAGQSSDRLVLDLTRDVAVSDELRGTTVTVTLKGVQGDARRYTTRGAFVPRAQVVRKGEDLQLSFTLPPGSGYRVYRVVRPGGARLVVDAGPGVPYASPALLERISRPLIVLDPARVTGPGVKDLGRDVTLDVARRAAELLSQAGWQVRVTRDEGTALGLNQKLTLARRSDVYLALDLGRFPGTERGGVTVYEPTGRSTAQIVNAVRGGATAPYLDLAVGGAGGTRRLSELLRGELRGGGVTAKADTVSRAYTLGEAAQAALLLELGWVGNAEDRAKLGVDDRLQAMAVAVARSVATYLTARATNAGRAAPASTPAPAGGRQ